Proteins from one Mus caroli chromosome 3, CAROLI_EIJ_v1.1, whole genome shotgun sequence genomic window:
- the LOC110290610 gene encoding late cornified envelope protein 1F-like produces the protein MSCQQSQQQCQPPPKCTPKCPPKCQTPKCPPKCPPKCPPKCPPVSPCCSLGSGGCCGSSSGGCCSSGGCCSSGGGGCCLSHHRPRRSLRRHRHSSGCCSSGGSSGCCGSSGGSSGCCGSSGCCGSSQQSGDCC, from the coding sequence ATGTCCTGTCAGCAGAGCCAGCAGCAGTGCCAGCCTCCTCCAAAGTGCACCCCCAAGTGCCCTCCCAAATGCCAGACCCCAAAGTGCCCTCCAAAATGCCCACCCAAATGTCCTCCCAAGTGCCCCCCTGTGTCTCCCTGCTGTAGCCTGGGTTCTGGGGGCTGCTGTGGCTCCAGCTCTGGTGGCTGCTGTAGCTCTGGTGGCTGCTGCAGCTCAGGGGGTGGAGGCTGCTGCCTGAGCCACCACAGACCCCGCAGATCTCTTCGTCGCCATCGTCACAGCTCTGGATGCTgtagcagtggtggcagcagtggctgctgtggcagcagtggtggcagcagtggttgctgtggcagcagtggctgctgtggcagTAGCCAGCAGTCTGGGGACTGCTGCTGA